One genomic window of Sodaliphilus pleomorphus includes the following:
- a CDS encoding alpha-1,2-fucosyltransferase, with protein sequence MKVVHIESGLGNQMLSFGEYLVLKKLHPDEDIYIETITYDIPETSEVINQWNGYELERIFGIHVPNVKDLFTPEQWAQVLKDVRDSHYWDKNWNYPVYITRALNHAGLELKNIRGDFESPLSGVHNVNMKVTPKPTFKGRFIDTPVGNLLRRYRRYMKRNALIRFYAHHDQIFYRGDENIFTGQWLGLKMRNSGIELVADEIRQSFRFPDFTGEQNRAMAALLSSSQSVAIHARRGDMLGNNGYCYKYGYFRRAVKYIRRRVDHPLFVFFTDPGSVEWCRSNPEIFGLDFDRDKVLFVDWNKAEHSYRDMQLIACCKHAIITNSSFGWWGAYFITNPGKITISPMEEIAISTTHHC encoded by the coding sequence ATGAAAGTAGTACACATAGAGTCGGGATTAGGAAATCAAATGCTTAGCTTCGGTGAATATTTGGTATTGAAGAAGTTGCATCCCGATGAAGACATATATATTGAAACGATCACCTATGATATCCCCGAAACCAGCGAAGTCATCAACCAGTGGAATGGCTACGAGCTGGAGCGCATCTTCGGGATACATGTGCCTAACGTCAAGGATCTCTTCACTCCTGAGCAGTGGGCTCAGGTGCTCAAGGATGTGCGTGACTCCCACTATTGGGACAAGAACTGGAACTATCCCGTCTATATCACACGGGCCCTAAACCATGCCGGTCTTGAATTGAAAAACATAAGGGGCGATTTCGAGTCCCCGCTCTCAGGGGTGCACAACGTCAACATGAAGGTGACCCCAAAACCCACGTTTAAAGGCCGCTTTATCGATACGCCAGTGGGCAACCTGTTGCGCCGTTATCGTCGCTACATGAAGCGTAATGCGCTCATCAGGTTTTATGCACACCACGACCAGATTTTTTATCGTGGAGACGAGAATATTTTTACGGGCCAATGGCTTGGACTGAAGATGCGAAACTCTGGGATAGAGCTGGTTGCCGATGAAATCAGGCAATCATTCAGGTTCCCCGATTTCACCGGCGAGCAAAACCGTGCGATGGCAGCCCTGTTGTCGTCGTCACAATCGGTTGCTATACATGCACGGCGAGGTGACATGCTGGGCAACAACGGTTACTGTTACAAGTATGGGTACTTTCGCCGTGCCGTCAAGTATATCCGCCGCAGGGTGGACCATCCGCTCTTTGTCTTCTTTACCGACCCAGGCAGTGTGGAGTGGTGCAGGAGCAATCCTGAGATTTTTGGTCTTGATTTCGATCGCGACAAGGTTCTTTTTGTCGATTGGAACAAGGCAGAGCATAGCTATCGCGACATGCAGCTCATAGCTTGCTGCAAGCATGCCATTATCACCAATAGCTCTTTCGGCTGGTGGGGGGCCTACTTTATCACCAATCCTGGCAAAATCACTATTTCGCCAATGGAAGAAATCGCAATTAGTACAACCCATCATTGCTGA
- a CDS encoding glycosyltransferase family 4 protein, translated as MDGRKILTVGVANRPVRGGIACVESVYTTFYNPFNHIATAPAGSSSKVRKLFQFGNALFQFLWWMLFHPEIQVVHVHVASQASFWRKRIIINLAKAFRKIVVFHLHGGLFQEFYAHHQQVVQDTIDKCDCVITLSDYWRHWVETTFDCPKVVTINNVIESPKLNKVPHGMFTLLFLGLLAEDKGIYDLLDVIARHKTEFAGRLQLLIGGNGDAERVKNFIAQHGLIDIIKFAGWVSGEKKSQLFNTADAFILPSYHEGVPISILEAESYALPVISTQVGGIPEIVSDSYNGILFKPGDKVAMYEAIVRLMTDERLRMTMGTKSGAVTKTHLSGYVENQLAELYSQLLS; from the coding sequence ATGGACGGGAGAAAAATTTTAACTGTGGGAGTTGCCAATAGGCCAGTGCGTGGTGGCATTGCGTGTGTCGAGAGTGTTTATACCACATTCTACAATCCCTTCAACCATATTGCTACTGCCCCAGCTGGCAGTAGCAGCAAGGTGAGGAAGCTCTTTCAGTTTGGCAATGCCTTGTTTCAATTTCTGTGGTGGATGTTGTTTCACCCAGAGATACAAGTTGTGCATGTGCATGTTGCCAGCCAAGCAAGCTTCTGGCGGAAAAGGATAATCATTAATCTGGCAAAGGCCTTCAGGAAGATTGTTGTTTTCCATCTTCACGGTGGACTGTTTCAAGAGTTTTATGCTCATCACCAGCAGGTCGTGCAGGATACAATCGATAAATGTGATTGTGTGATCACACTGAGCGATTACTGGAGGCATTGGGTGGAGACAACTTTTGATTGCCCTAAGGTTGTCACCATTAATAACGTCATTGAGTCTCCCAAGCTCAACAAAGTGCCTCATGGCATGTTCACCTTGTTGTTTCTGGGGCTGCTGGCCGAGGATAAAGGCATCTATGATCTTTTGGATGTCATTGCAAGGCATAAGACAGAATTTGCCGGCCGTCTTCAGTTGCTCATAGGTGGTAACGGCGATGCTGAGCGCGTGAAAAACTTTATTGCCCAGCACGGGTTGATTGATATCATAAAATTTGCAGGGTGGGTGAGCGGCGAGAAAAAATCGCAGTTGTTTAACACGGCCGATGCCTTCATCCTTCCTTCTTATCACGAGGGTGTTCCTATTTCGATATTGGAGGCCGAAAGCTATGCACTGCCTGTCATTTCAACACAGGTGGGCGGCATTCCAGAGATTGTGAGTGATAGCTATAATGGCATTCTTTTCAAACCAGGAGATAAGGTGGCAATGTACGAAGCAATTGTTCGATTGATGACAGATGAGAGGCTGAGAATGACCATGGGGACAAAATCGGGCGCTGTTACTAAGACCCATTTGTCTGGTTATGTTGAGAATCAGCTGGCGGAATTGTATTCTCAATTGTTGTCCTGA
- a CDS encoding glycosyltransferase family 4 protein translates to MRVVVTGTRGIPNVMGGVETHCEELFPRVARMGIDVTLVRRSHYVHDGLAEWNGVKLVDINAPRKKAFEAIIHTWRAIFRAKRLHADVVHIQAIGPALLTPLARLLGMKVVFTHHGPDYDRDKWGLLAKAMLRLGERLGCTCANEVVVISEVIGNIVRCKYGRTQGVHLIYNGVPRPEVCDAPGYFAELGIARGKYVLGMSRFVPEKRLHDLVHAFAQWQHCHPGRSDMKLVLAGDSDFDDGYSRELKKLARDNGVVMTGFVKGRKLHALLSGCLCYCLPSSHEGLPIALLEAMSYRVPVVVSNIPANLEVGLSPHVYFPVGDIDALAAKLDSVISQPVHHVDYDMTKYDWDKIAAQYVDIYRSLL, encoded by the coding sequence ATCAGGGTAGTTGTTACCGGCACACGTGGCATCCCCAACGTGATGGGGGGCGTGGAGACGCATTGCGAGGAGCTCTTCCCGCGTGTCGCGCGCATGGGCATCGACGTCACGCTTGTGCGCCGCTCGCACTATGTGCACGATGGTCTCGCCGAGTGGAATGGCGTGAAGCTTGTCGACATCAACGCTCCCCGCAAGAAAGCCTTCGAGGCCATCATCCACACGTGGCGTGCAATATTCAGGGCCAAGCGCCTGCATGCCGATGTTGTGCACATTCAGGCTATAGGCCCGGCCTTGCTCACTCCGCTTGCTCGGCTGCTGGGCATGAAGGTGGTGTTCACCCACCACGGTCCCGACTACGACCGCGACAAGTGGGGCCTATTGGCCAAGGCAATGTTGCGCCTGGGCGAACGCCTGGGGTGCACCTGTGCCAACGAGGTGGTAGTTATCTCCGAGGTCATAGGCAACATCGTGAGGTGCAAGTATGGCCGCACCCAGGGTGTGCATCTCATCTACAATGGCGTGCCTCGACCCGAGGTGTGCGATGCTCCCGGCTATTTTGCCGAGTTGGGCATCGCCCGTGGCAAGTATGTGCTGGGCATGAGTCGCTTTGTGCCCGAAAAGCGCCTGCACGACTTGGTGCACGCCTTTGCCCAGTGGCAGCACTGCCATCCCGGGCGCAGCGACATGAAGCTGGTGCTGGCTGGCGACAGCGACTTCGACGACGGCTATTCTCGCGAGTTGAAAAAGCTCGCCCGCGACAACGGGGTGGTGATGACTGGCTTTGTCAAGGGACGCAAGCTGCATGCCTTGCTCAGCGGCTGCCTGTGCTACTGCCTGCCTTCTTCCCACGAGGGACTGCCCATAGCCCTGCTTGAGGCCATGAGCTACCGCGTGCCAGTCGTCGTGAGCAACATTCCGGCCAACCTCGAGGTGGGGCTGTCCCCACACGTCTATTTCCCCGTGGGCGACATCGATGCTCTTGCTGCCAAGCTCGATTCTGTCATCTCGCAGCCTGTGCATCATGTAGACTACGACATGACCAAGTATGACTGGGACAAGATTGCTGCCCAATATGTCGACATCTACCGCTCGTTGCTGTAA
- a CDS encoding glycosyltransferase family 32 protein: MIPHVIHYCWFGGKPLPKLAVDCIASWRKYLPGYEIKEWNESNFDVNIIPYTSEAYAAKKYAFVSDYVRFWILYHYGGVYFDTDVEVIQPLAPLLEKGAFMGVENRIDRPGQTLCVAPGLGLACEPQMPVYKELLALYDDRHFNVDGKLDLTTVVKITTDFLFAKGLQNINDLQQVEGLYIYPAEYLASRTTPVQIIERTAHSYCIHHYARSWVSPRVRLKKKVQSMLPFWLNHALVRLKAWCKAR; the protein is encoded by the coding sequence ATGATTCCTCACGTTATACATTATTGCTGGTTTGGCGGCAAGCCACTGCCCAAGTTGGCGGTCGACTGCATTGCCTCGTGGCGCAAGTATCTGCCTGGTTATGAAATTAAGGAGTGGAACGAGAGCAACTTCGATGTCAATATCATTCCCTACACCAGCGAGGCCTATGCGGCCAAGAAGTATGCCTTTGTGAGCGACTACGTCCGCTTTTGGATTTTGTATCATTATGGGGGTGTTTATTTTGATACCGATGTTGAGGTGATTCAGCCATTGGCTCCTTTGTTGGAGAAGGGAGCTTTCATGGGGGTTGAAAACCGTATCGACCGTCCTGGCCAGACGCTGTGTGTGGCACCTGGCCTTGGCTTGGCCTGTGAGCCCCAAATGCCAGTCTACAAAGAGCTGCTGGCGCTCTATGATGACCGCCATTTCAATGTGGATGGCAAACTCGACTTGACTACAGTGGTGAAAATCACGACTGACTTTTTGTTTGCAAAGGGGTTGCAAAATATCAACGATTTGCAACAGGTCGAGGGGCTCTACATTTACCCAGCCGAGTATCTTGCCTCTCGCACTACTCCTGTGCAGATTATTGAGCGCACGGCTCATTCCTACTGTATTCATCACTATGCGCGCAGCTGGGTGTCGCCCCGAGTCAGACTCAAGAAGAAGGTGCAGAGCATGCTGCCTTTCTGGCTCAATCACGCCTTGGTGCGGCTCAAAGCGTGGTGCAAAGCACGGTAA
- a CDS encoding YgiQ family radical SAM protein: protein MKQHPQAQPGDHRIPRQWLPTSLKEIEHLGWDHIDVILFSGDAYIDHPSMGAAVIGRVLEAHGYNVAIVPQPNWRDDWRDFKKLGAPRLFFGVTAGAMDSMVNHYTANRRRRHDDAYTPNGRAGARPDYPTIVYCEILKKLFPDVPVVAGGIEASMRRLAHFDYWKDRLMPSILVDSRADLLVYGMGEKPVVQIANALKAGKHIFELTNIPQTVVRAKLSEIPAQGPDVVLHSYEECLASKKMQAENFKLIEIESNLWNGNNLWQATGDIAIKVNRTNPPMTTQEIDASFDLPYTRLPHPRYNGKHIPAYEMIRHSVNMHRGCFGGCAFCTISAHQGKFIASRSKESILREVQQVVLMDDFKGYISDLGGPSANMYAMHGRDLDRCKRCARPSCLHPKPCSNLNTSHSALLDIYHAVDALPQVKKSFIGSGVRYDLSMHATGDEAVDKVNRQYNEELIRYHVSGRLKVAPENTSDHVLMLMRKPSFQLFYKFKDIFDRVNDRYHLKEQLIPYFISSHPGCTQEDMAELAAITKDLNFHLEQVQDFTPTPMTVSTEMYYTGYNPYTLQPVYVARTPGEKLAQRQFFFWYEDAYKRSIFDALHKMRRPDLLAKLYPHGIGSIPRQGHAGRRGRKSAGNVKSRSH, encoded by the coding sequence ATGAAACAGCACCCACAGGCCCAGCCTGGCGACCACCGCATCCCCCGCCAGTGGCTGCCCACCTCGCTCAAGGAGATCGAACACTTGGGTTGGGATCACATCGATGTCATTCTCTTCAGCGGCGATGCCTATATCGACCATCCCTCGATGGGGGCGGCGGTGATAGGCCGCGTGCTTGAGGCGCACGGCTACAACGTGGCCATCGTGCCGCAACCCAACTGGCGCGACGACTGGCGCGACTTCAAGAAACTGGGAGCCCCGCGCTTGTTTTTCGGCGTCACTGCTGGTGCCATGGACTCGATGGTGAACCACTACACAGCCAATCGCCGTCGCCGCCATGACGATGCCTACACCCCCAATGGCCGTGCCGGGGCACGTCCCGACTATCCCACCATCGTATACTGCGAGATTTTGAAGAAACTTTTCCCCGATGTGCCAGTGGTGGCTGGCGGCATCGAGGCCTCGATGCGACGGCTTGCCCACTTCGACTACTGGAAAGACAGGCTCATGCCTTCGATTCTGGTTGACTCCAGGGCCGACCTGCTGGTGTATGGAATGGGGGAGAAGCCTGTGGTGCAAATCGCCAATGCGCTTAAGGCCGGCAAGCATATCTTTGAGCTCACCAACATACCGCAGACTGTGGTGCGGGCCAAGCTGAGCGAGATTCCCGCCCAAGGCCCCGATGTGGTGCTGCACTCCTATGAGGAGTGCTTGGCTTCCAAGAAGATGCAAGCCGAAAATTTCAAACTGATCGAGATTGAGTCCAACTTGTGGAACGGCAACAACTTGTGGCAGGCAACGGGCGATATCGCCATCAAGGTCAATCGCACCAATCCACCCATGACCACGCAAGAGATCGATGCCTCCTTCGATCTGCCCTATACACGCCTCCCGCATCCCCGCTACAACGGCAAGCACATTCCAGCCTATGAGATGATACGCCACTCGGTCAACATGCACCGCGGCTGCTTCGGCGGCTGTGCCTTCTGCACCATCAGTGCCCACCAGGGCAAGTTTATCGCCTCTCGCAGCAAGGAGTCGATTTTGCGCGAAGTGCAGCAGGTCGTGCTCATGGACGATTTCAAGGGCTACATCAGCGACTTGGGCGGTCCCAGTGCCAACATGTATGCCATGCACGGCCGTGACCTCGACCGCTGCAAGCGTTGTGCACGACCATCATGCCTGCATCCCAAGCCTTGCAGCAATCTCAATACCAGTCACAGTGCCCTGCTCGATATCTATCATGCCGTCGATGCGCTGCCCCAGGTCAAGAAGTCGTTTATAGGCAGTGGCGTGCGTTACGACCTCTCGATGCACGCCACAGGCGACGAGGCTGTCGACAAAGTCAACCGCCAGTACAACGAGGAGCTCATTCGCTACCACGTGTCGGGCCGCCTCAAGGTGGCTCCCGAAAATACCAGCGACCATGTGCTCATGCTCATGCGCAAACCCTCGTTCCAGCTCTTCTATAAGTTCAAAGACATCTTCGACCGCGTCAACGACCGGTATCATCTCAAGGAGCAACTCATCCCTTATTTCATATCGTCGCACCCAGGCTGCACCCAGGAGGACATGGCCGAGCTGGCCGCCATTACCAAGGATCTTAACTTCCACCTCGAGCAGGTGCAGGATTTCACGCCCACGCCCATGACGGTCTCTACCGAGATGTACTACACTGGCTACAACCCCTACACGCTGCAGCCCGTGTATGTGGCACGCACTCCTGGCGAGAAGCTGGCTCAGCGGCAATTCTTTTTTTGGTATGAAGACGCCTACAAGCGCAGCATCTTCGATGCCTTGCACAAGATGCGCCGTCCCGACTTGCTGGCCAAGCTCTACCCGCATGGCATAGGTAGCATTCCGCGACAGGGCCATGCTGGCCGCCGCGGTCGCAAGTCTGCCGGCAATGTCAAGAGTCGCTCGCATTGA
- the uvrB gene encoding excinuclease ABC subunit UvrB: MMEFKLHSQYAPTGDQPQAIAELTDGVNTGVPYQTLLGVTGSGKTFTMANVIAGTGRPTLVLSHNKTLAAQLYSEFKSFFPENSVHYYVSYYDYYQPEAYIPSTDKYIEKDLAINDEIERLRLSTIAALQSGRRDIVVVSSVSCLYGMGNPDSIKENTIEIHVGQNIGRDEFLRRLVDSLYSRNEMELTPGTFRVKGDTVDIALSNEEFILRVIFWGNEIESIQFLDYVSQMPIRNEDSFAIFPGNAFVTDKSSLGTAINRIEVDLGEQVDAFYREGKPVEAKRLKERVEYDIEMIKEVGYCSGIENYSRYFDGREPGQRPFCLLDFFPSDFLTIIDESHVTVPQIRAMYGGDQSRKINLVNYGFRLQAAVDNRPLRFEEFEALTGQTIYVSATPADYELQKCEGVVTEQIIRPTGLLDPQIVVRPSKGQIDDLVEEIQLRIEHHERTLVTTLTKRMAEELSDYLARLDIRCAYMHSDVETIDRIQILDDLRAGAIDVLVGVNLLREGLDLPEVSLVAIIDADKEGFLRSRRSLTQTAGRAARNLNGMVIMYADTITDSMRQTIDETERRRSLQLKYNEEHHITPQAIVKARNAIIGLDTDMVPTDEQLKHARKYENNVTDFGNLQRMTAQEFDNTAGIAADPVVAYMSSDNLEKTIEHLKSEMVAAAKRMDFLEAAQYRDEIVKLQNKLESKKQKQHS, translated from the coding sequence ATTATGGAGTTTAAACTACATTCACAATATGCACCCACTGGCGATCAGCCGCAGGCTATTGCCGAGCTCACCGACGGTGTGAACACTGGCGTTCCCTATCAGACCCTGCTGGGTGTCACGGGCTCGGGCAAGACCTTCACTATGGCCAATGTGATTGCTGGCACAGGGCGCCCCACTCTTGTGCTCTCGCACAACAAAACACTCGCCGCTCAGCTCTACAGCGAGTTCAAGAGCTTCTTTCCCGAAAACTCGGTGCACTACTATGTGAGCTATTACGACTATTATCAGCCCGAGGCCTACATTCCCTCGACCGACAAGTATATCGAGAAGGACCTGGCCATCAACGACGAGATCGAGCGCCTGCGCCTGTCGACCATCGCAGCCTTGCAATCGGGACGGCGCGACATTGTGGTCGTGTCGTCGGTGTCGTGCCTCTATGGCATGGGCAACCCCGACAGCATCAAGGAAAACACCATCGAGATACACGTGGGCCAAAACATAGGACGCGACGAGTTTCTGCGCCGCCTGGTCGACTCGCTCTACTCACGCAACGAGATGGAATTGACGCCTGGCACCTTCCGCGTCAAGGGCGACACAGTCGACATTGCACTCTCCAACGAGGAGTTTATCTTGCGTGTCATTTTCTGGGGCAACGAGATTGAAAGCATCCAGTTTCTCGACTACGTGTCGCAGATGCCCATACGCAACGAGGACAGTTTTGCCATTTTTCCTGGCAACGCCTTTGTTACCGACAAGTCGAGCCTGGGCACGGCAATCAACCGCATCGAGGTTGACCTGGGCGAACAGGTCGATGCCTTCTACCGCGAGGGCAAGCCCGTCGAGGCCAAGCGCTTGAAGGAGCGTGTGGAATACGACATCGAGATGATAAAGGAAGTGGGCTATTGCTCGGGCATAGAGAACTATTCCCGATACTTCGACGGCCGTGAGCCAGGGCAGCGCCCCTTCTGCCTGCTCGATTTCTTCCCGAGCGACTTCCTCACCATCATCGATGAGAGCCATGTCACTGTGCCGCAAATTCGCGCCATGTACGGCGGCGACCAAAGCCGCAAAATCAATCTTGTGAACTATGGCTTCCGTCTCCAGGCTGCTGTCGACAACCGCCCATTGCGCTTCGAGGAGTTTGAAGCGCTCACCGGCCAAACGATCTATGTGAGCGCCACACCGGCCGACTATGAGTTGCAGAAGTGCGAGGGCGTGGTCACCGAGCAGATTATAAGACCCACCGGCCTGCTCGACCCGCAAATTGTGGTGCGGCCCTCCAAGGGCCAAATCGACGACCTTGTCGAGGAAATACAATTGCGCATCGAGCATCACGAGCGCACCCTGGTCACCACGCTCACCAAGCGCATGGCCGAGGAGCTGAGCGACTACCTGGCGCGTCTCGACATACGTTGTGCCTATATGCACAGCGATGTTGAGACCATCGACCGCATCCAGATACTCGACGACTTGCGTGCCGGCGCCATCGACGTGCTTGTGGGCGTCAACCTCTTGCGCGAGGGCCTTGACCTGCCCGAAGTGTCGCTTGTGGCCATTATCGATGCCGACAAGGAAGGCTTCTTGCGCAGCCGTCGCTCGCTCACCCAGACTGCCGGCCGCGCTGCCCGCAATCTCAATGGCATGGTCATCATGTATGCCGACACCATCACCGACTCGATGCGCCAGACTATCGACGAGACCGAGCGCCGCCGCTCGCTTCAGCTCAAGTACAACGAGGAGCATCACATCACCCCGCAGGCTATCGTCAAGGCCCGCAATGCCATCATTGGTCTCGATACCGACATGGTGCCCACCGACGAGCAGTTGAAGCACGCCCGCAAGTATGAAAACAATGTGACCGACTTCGGCAACCTGCAGCGCATGACGGCACAGGAGTTTGACAACACGGCAGGCATTGCCGCCGATCCCGTTGTGGCCTACATGAGCAGCGACAACCTGGAGAAGACCATCGAGCACCTCAAGAGCGAGATGGTGGCGGCTGCCAAGCGCATGGATTTTCTCGAGGCTGCTCAGTACCGCGACGAGATTGTGAAACTCCAAAACAAACTCGAGAGCAAAAAACAAAAACAACATTCTTGA
- a CDS encoding lipopolysaccharide biosynthesis protein: MLSIKANISKLLTRYRASDTRSKEVVHNVMLATLMKVVSVVASLLIVPMTISYINPARYGIWLTLSSIIGWVNFFDLGLGNGFRNRFAEAKAHGDTLLARRLVSTTYFAISSIVVVVLMAALAANAFIDWSKVLKVSAAYRGELSIVFAVVITFTCINMVANVFSSLLSADQKNGWGSCIFAAGQYVSLLVVYILTKTTTGDLVKLAVFYSGVPSIVMLVVSFVMFRCSRYKMYRPSFKYIKLNLIGNIMKLGVQFFVIYLCLIFVFQIVNVVISRQVGPMGVTQYNIANKYFNVIYMAVIIIITPMWSAFTDAYAKKDMAWMKSMVHNMGLIWLLMSCGGLVMLLVSPLFYHIWIGDKVDVPVAVSIAMFVYVVCQSLGNMFMTMINGIGTVRIQLIVYVAFALVSWPLFTCLGRFFGLVGIIAVPSLVYLIQGLLSYIQLRKIISGEASGIWLK; this comes from the coding sequence ATGCTTTCGATTAAAGCAAATATTTCAAAACTGCTGACGCGCTACAGGGCAAGCGACACGCGCTCCAAGGAGGTGGTGCACAATGTTATGCTCGCAACGCTGATGAAGGTAGTGAGCGTTGTTGCCTCGCTGCTCATTGTGCCCATGACGATAAGCTACATCAATCCTGCGAGATATGGTATATGGCTCACCCTGTCCTCGATCATAGGGTGGGTCAATTTCTTTGATCTCGGCCTGGGCAACGGTTTCCGCAACAGGTTTGCCGAGGCCAAGGCCCACGGCGATACTTTGCTTGCTCGCCGGCTGGTGAGTACCACCTATTTTGCAATAAGCAGCATTGTTGTCGTGGTGCTCATGGCTGCCTTGGCAGCCAATGCTTTCATCGACTGGAGCAAGGTGCTCAAGGTTTCGGCTGCATATCGAGGAGAATTGAGCATCGTTTTTGCCGTGGTCATCACGTTCACTTGCATCAACATGGTTGCCAATGTGTTTAGTTCTCTGCTCTCGGCCGACCAGAAAAATGGCTGGGGCTCTTGCATCTTTGCCGCTGGCCAATATGTGTCGTTGCTTGTCGTCTACATCTTGACCAAGACCACAACTGGCGACCTTGTGAAACTGGCGGTATTCTATTCGGGTGTGCCCAGCATTGTCATGCTGGTGGTGTCGTTTGTTATGTTTCGATGCTCACGATACAAGATGTACAGGCCCAGTTTCAAGTATATCAAGCTCAACTTGATAGGAAATATCATGAAGCTGGGTGTGCAATTCTTTGTCATCTACCTGTGCTTGATTTTTGTTTTCCAGATTGTAAATGTTGTCATTTCACGCCAGGTGGGCCCCATGGGCGTGACACAGTACAACATCGCCAACAAATATTTCAATGTCATTTACATGGCGGTCATTATCATCATCACCCCCATGTGGTCGGCTTTCACCGATGCCTATGCCAAGAAAGATATGGCTTGGATGAAATCTATGGTGCACAACATGGGGCTGATATGGCTGTTGATGTCGTGTGGCGGCTTGGTCATGCTCCTGGTTTCACCATTGTTTTATCACATCTGGATAGGCGACAAGGTTGACGTTCCGGTTGCAGTATCGATAGCTATGTTTGTCTATGTGGTTTGCCAGTCGCTGGGCAACATGTTTATGACTATGATAAACGGAATTGGGACGGTGAGAATTCAGCTCATTGTCTATGTTGCTTTTGCGCTTGTGTCGTGGCCGTTGTTCACCTGTCTTGGCCGGTTCTTCGGCCTTGTAGGCATCATAGCTGTTCCTTCTTTGGTCTATTTGATTCAAGGTTTACTCAGTTATATACAGTTAAGAAAAATCATTTCGGGGGAGGCTTCGGGCATCTGGTTGAAATGA
- a CDS encoding radical SAM protein codes for MSNNKIPRPTDASIILTYRCPMRCVMCNIWKNPTNRKDELKAEDLKCLPRLKFINLTGGEPFVREDLPEIVEECYRHTDRIVISTSGWFEDRVIALAKQFPRIGIRISIEGLSQKNDELRGHAGGFDKGLRTLLTLKHMGLKDIGFGCTVSNNNSHDMLSLYQLSLAMGMEFATAAFHNSFYFHKYDNQITNQDEVCNDFKQLIAWQLKEKHPKSWFRAWFNMGLINYIEGGKRMLPCEAGSANFFIDPWGEVLPCNGMESKYFEASMGNIHDHPFMEIWESEQAQRVREAVRTCPKNCWMVGTASPVMHKYVKYPAKWALKNKWRSMCGKEACLDFSQCPVGQDPRQGDLRVLHPGAVEVQPAGEGKPRL; via the coding sequence ATGAGTAACAATAAAATACCACGTCCCACCGACGCAAGCATCATCTTGACCTATCGATGCCCCATGCGGTGTGTGATGTGCAACATTTGGAAGAATCCCACCAACCGCAAGGACGAACTCAAGGCCGAGGACTTGAAGTGTCTGCCTCGCCTCAAGTTTATCAATCTCACGGGCGGCGAGCCGTTTGTGCGTGAAGACTTGCCCGAGATTGTGGAGGAGTGCTACCGGCACACCGACCGCATAGTCATTTCTACCTCGGGCTGGTTTGAAGACAGGGTCATTGCCCTGGCCAAGCAGTTTCCCCGCATTGGCATTCGCATCTCTATCGAGGGGTTGAGCCAGAAGAACGACGAGCTGCGCGGCCATGCCGGCGGCTTCGACAAGGGATTGCGCACACTGCTCACCTTGAAGCACATGGGCCTCAAGGATATAGGCTTTGGGTGCACCGTGAGCAACAACAACTCCCACGACATGCTCTCGCTCTACCAGTTGTCGCTGGCTATGGGCATGGAGTTTGCCACGGCAGCCTTCCACAACTCGTTCTACTTCCACAAGTACGACAACCAGATTACCAACCAAGACGAGGTGTGCAACGATTTCAAGCAGCTCATTGCCTGGCAGCTCAAGGAAAAACATCCCAAGAGCTGGTTTCGCGCCTGGTTCAACATGGGGCTCATCAACTATATCGAGGGTGGCAAGCGCATGCTGCCCTGCGAGGCTGGTTCGGCCAACTTCTTTATCGACCCATGGGGCGAGGTACTGCCTTGCAATGGCATGGAGTCGAAATACTTTGAAGCCTCGATGGGCAACATACACGACCATCCGTTCATGGAAATATGGGAAAGCGAGCAGGCACAGCGGGTGCGCGAGGCTGTGCGCACGTGTCCCAAAAACTGCTGGATGGTGGGCACGGCCAGCCCGGTCATGCACAAGTATGTGAAATATCCGGCCAAGTGGGCATTGAAAAACAAGTGGCGCTCGATGTGCGGCAAGGAGGCTTGCCTCGACTTCTCGCAGTGCCCGGTGGGGCAGGACCCGCGGCAGGGCGACCTCAGGGTGCTGCATCCTGGCGCCGTCGAGGTGCAGCCCGCTGGCGAGGGAAAGCCCCGGCTTTGA